From Streptosporangiales bacterium, the proteins below share one genomic window:
- a CDS encoding nitroreductase family protein, whose protein sequence is MEFNDVVTGRRMVRRFGPDPVAPQAVRRLLRNATRSPSAGNSRGYAFLVIDTEDGRDRFWRALAPTMPVVPSVTDAPLLIVPMSSKDVYLDRYAEPDKGWTDRDEARWPVPFWHIDTGMAALLVLLTAVDEGLGALYFGIPGPVLPAFREAFGVPETYVPVGAVAVGHSEPGAPPSTPSKPSRPWTDLVHHGTWGSPYAD, encoded by the coding sequence GTGGAGTTCAACGATGTAGTAACGGGCCGGCGGATGGTGCGCAGGTTCGGCCCGGACCCCGTCGCGCCGCAGGCAGTGCGCCGCCTGCTGCGCAATGCGACGCGGAGCCCGTCGGCCGGCAACTCCCGCGGCTACGCGTTCCTGGTCATCGACACCGAGGACGGGCGCGACCGGTTCTGGCGGGCGCTCGCCCCCACGATGCCCGTGGTGCCGTCGGTGACGGACGCGCCGCTGCTGATCGTGCCGATGTCCAGCAAGGACGTCTATCTCGACCGCTACGCCGAGCCCGACAAGGGCTGGACCGACCGCGACGAGGCCCGCTGGCCGGTGCCGTTCTGGCACATCGACACCGGCATGGCCGCCCTGCTCGTACTGCTCACCGCGGTCGACGAGGGTCTCGGCGCGCTGTACTTCGGCATCCCGGGGCCGGTGCTCCCGGCGTTCCGCGAGGCGTTCGGCGTGCCGGAGACGTACGTGCCAGTCGGCGCCGTCGCCGTGGGCCACTCCGAGCCCGGCGCGCCCCCGTCGACGCCGTCCAAGCCGAGCCGCCCGTGGACCGACCTCGTGCACCACGGCACCTGGGGCTCGCCGTACGCCGACTGA
- the dgoD gene encoding galactonate dehydratase, giving the protein MKIDRIETFLLPPRWMFCRIETDEGVVGWGEPVVEGRADTVRAAVRELAEYLVGQDPLRIEDHWQVLTKGGFYRGGPILSSAVAGLDQALWDIAGKVYDAPVHALLGGPVRDRVRMYSWVGGDEPGQLVEAVQEQLASGTTAVKMNASGRMSPIASAAETAEVVERLATVRDVLGPDRDVAVDFHGRVSAANAARLLPLLAEHHPLFVEEPVLPEHQHLLGRLTAASSVPIATGERFYSRHDFLPALQAGISVAQPDLSHAGGISEVRRIATLAETWDVLLAPHCPLGPVSLAASLQVAFATPNFLIQEQSLGIHYNVGNDLLDYLVDPEVFRFVDGYVHRPEAPGLGIAVDEDAVRRADDTGHRWRSPVWRHDDGSFAEW; this is encoded by the coding sequence ATGAAGATCGACAGGATCGAGACGTTCCTGCTGCCGCCGCGCTGGATGTTCTGCCGCATCGAGACCGACGAGGGCGTCGTCGGCTGGGGCGAGCCCGTCGTCGAGGGCCGCGCCGACACCGTCCGCGCCGCGGTGCGGGAGCTCGCCGAGTACCTCGTCGGGCAGGACCCGCTGCGCATCGAGGACCACTGGCAGGTGCTCACCAAGGGCGGCTTCTACCGCGGCGGCCCGATCCTCTCCAGCGCCGTCGCCGGGCTCGACCAGGCGCTCTGGGACATCGCGGGCAAGGTGTACGACGCGCCCGTCCACGCCCTGCTCGGCGGACCCGTCCGCGACCGCGTCCGGATGTACTCCTGGGTGGGCGGCGACGAGCCGGGCCAGCTCGTGGAGGCGGTGCAGGAGCAGCTCGCGAGCGGCACGACCGCGGTGAAGATGAACGCGTCGGGACGGATGTCGCCGATCGCGAGCGCCGCGGAGACCGCCGAGGTCGTCGAGCGGCTCGCGACGGTGCGCGACGTCCTCGGCCCCGACCGCGACGTCGCGGTCGACTTCCACGGACGCGTGTCCGCCGCGAACGCCGCCCGGCTGCTCCCGCTGCTCGCCGAGCACCATCCGCTCTTCGTCGAGGAGCCGGTGCTCCCCGAACACCAGCATCTGCTCGGGCGGCTCACGGCGGCGAGTTCCGTCCCGATCGCCACGGGCGAACGCTTCTACTCCCGGCACGACTTCCTCCCCGCCCTGCAGGCCGGCATCTCCGTCGCGCAGCCCGACCTGTCGCACGCGGGCGGCATCTCCGAGGTCCGTCGCATCGCGACGCTGGCCGAGACGTGGGACGTGCTGCTGGCGCCACACTGCCCGCTCGGCCCCGTGTCGCTCGCCGCCAGCCTCCAGGTCGCCTTCGCGACGCCGAACTTCCTCATCCAGGAGCAGAGCCTCGGCATCCACTACAACGTCGGCAACGACCTCCTCGACTACCTCGTCGACCCCGAGGTCTTCCGGTTCGTCGACGGCTACGTCCACCGTCCCGAGGCGCCCGGTCTCGGCATCGCGGTCGACGAGGACGCCGTGCGCCGCGCGGACGACACCGGCCACCGCTGGCGCTCACCGGTGTGGCGGCACGACGACGGCTCCTTCGCCGAGTGGTGA
- a CDS encoding ABC transporter permease subunit, whose translation MAVATGTPARDAQAGGVTRHAGHRPGGGVVFHLVMAPVALLWVAPMLFAAAIAVRSFDDVTERGLGALPASFTLSGFVTAVTEVELGTALVNSLIVTAPAVVLALLLSSMAAFGLSRYEIPFRRTILLGMLAGNLLPPQVLLIPVAKMSENIGTYDALVGLVAIHVGFGLGFYTFVLYGFMRSIPREVTEAAVVDGAGSMQVYWRIVMPLSRPALAALAALATTWIYNDLVWALTILQSQAKFPITAALLNLQGSYVSQWNVVASGAMLAAIPTAVVFFAFQRHFVSGLLVGSTK comes from the coding sequence ATGGCCGTGGCGACCGGCACCCCCGCGCGCGACGCACAGGCGGGTGGCGTGACGCGGCATGCCGGGCACCGGCCCGGCGGCGGGGTCGTGTTCCACCTGGTCATGGCCCCGGTGGCGCTGCTGTGGGTCGCCCCCATGCTCTTCGCCGCGGCGATCGCGGTGCGCTCGTTCGACGACGTCACCGAGCGCGGCCTCGGCGCGCTGCCCGCGTCGTTCACGCTGTCCGGGTTCGTCACGGCGGTCACCGAGGTCGAGCTCGGCACCGCGCTGGTCAACAGCCTGATCGTGACCGCGCCCGCGGTCGTGCTGGCACTGCTGCTGTCGTCGATGGCGGCGTTCGGGCTCAGCAGGTACGAGATCCCGTTCCGGCGGACGATCCTGCTCGGCATGCTCGCCGGCAACCTGCTGCCGCCGCAGGTGCTGCTGATCCCGGTGGCGAAGATGTCGGAGAACATCGGCACGTACGACGCACTCGTCGGTCTGGTCGCGATCCACGTCGGCTTCGGGCTCGGGTTCTACACCTTCGTGCTCTACGGGTTCATGCGGTCGATCCCGCGGGAGGTGACCGAGGCCGCCGTCGTCGACGGCGCGGGGTCGATGCAGGTCTACTGGCGGATCGTCATGCCGCTGTCGCGTCCGGCCCTGGCGGCGCTCGCGGCGCTCGCGACCACGTGGATCTACAACGACCTGGTCTGGGCGCTGACCATCCTGCAGAGCCAGGCGAAGTTCCCGATCACCGCCGCGCTGCTCAACCTGCAGGGCAGCTACGTGAGCCAGTGGAACGTCGTCGCCTCGGGCGCGATGCTCGCCGCGATCCCGACCGCCGTCGTCTTCTTCGCCTTCCAGCGTCACTTCGTGTCCGGCCTGCTCGTTGGCTCCACGAAGTGA
- a CDS encoding 4a-hydroxytetrahydrobiopterin dehydratase, whose protein sequence is MAELLDDAAVRTALSDLTGWTGDTTAVKRTVKASDFPTAIRIVDDVATIAEASKHHPDIDIRWRTLHFTLSTHSAGGVTRKDVDLAEHIDEIVARHAGGS, encoded by the coding sequence ATGGCTGAGCTTCTCGACGACGCCGCTGTCCGTACCGCGCTCTCCGACCTGACCGGCTGGACCGGTGACACCACGGCGGTCAAGCGCACCGTGAAGGCGTCCGACTTCCCCACCGCGATCCGCATCGTCGACGACGTCGCGACGATCGCCGAGGCGAGCAAGCACCACCCCGACATCGACATCCGGTGGCGCACCCTGCACTTCACCCTGTCGACCCACTCCGCCGGCGGCGTGACCCGCAAGGACGTCGACCTCGCCGAGCACATCGACGAGATCGTCGCGAGGCACGCCGGCGGCTCCTAG
- a CDS encoding NUDIX domain-containing protein: protein MRGVVVAAAILDDDGNVLVAQRAEPPHLAGWWELPGGKVEPDERDEDALVRECREELGVTVRLDRRIGGTWPAMDDFVLRAWTARVASADDVVRPLEHAAVRWVPPAELGDVDWLPSDHALAAQLEAVLLGVDDEVPLQGGNVGGAIRVGRTVRRPCGPWTPAVHALMRHVASRGVPGVPRVLGIDDQGREVTEFIPGDVTPSGPWAPWALTDTFLGDVGHWLAAYHEAVADFPADGLRFRFGPGDFSPGELICHNDVGPHNLVGWEGRLAGVLDWDTAGPSAPMLDLAYTAWGFALADRLEPFDVRLHRLRVLNAAYGAAPESVLAAVEPRILRMIEVVEAGAAAGDEGLRRLVGLGEMAAHAARLAEFREERPHLERRLSSG from the coding sequence GTGCGGGGCGTAGTCGTGGCCGCGGCCATCCTCGACGACGACGGCAACGTCCTCGTGGCGCAACGGGCCGAGCCGCCGCACCTCGCCGGCTGGTGGGAGCTGCCCGGCGGCAAGGTCGAGCCGGACGAGCGCGACGAGGACGCCCTCGTGCGCGAATGTCGCGAGGAGCTGGGCGTCACCGTCAGGCTCGACCGTCGGATCGGCGGCACCTGGCCGGCGATGGACGACTTCGTGCTGCGCGCGTGGACGGCGCGCGTCGCTTCGGCCGACGACGTCGTCCGACCGCTCGAGCACGCCGCGGTCCGGTGGGTGCCGCCGGCCGAGCTCGGTGACGTCGACTGGCTGCCGAGTGACCACGCGCTGGCCGCGCAGCTCGAGGCGGTGCTGCTGGGCGTCGACGACGAGGTGCCGCTCCAGGGCGGCAACGTCGGCGGCGCGATCCGCGTCGGGCGCACGGTGCGCCGGCCGTGCGGGCCGTGGACGCCAGCCGTGCACGCGCTGATGCGCCACGTCGCCTCCCGTGGCGTCCCCGGGGTGCCGCGGGTGCTGGGCATCGACGACCAGGGCCGCGAGGTCACCGAGTTCATCCCCGGCGACGTCACGCCGTCAGGACCGTGGGCACCGTGGGCGTTGACCGACACCTTCCTGGGCGACGTCGGTCACTGGCTCGCCGCGTACCACGAGGCGGTCGCCGACTTCCCGGCCGACGGGTTGCGGTTCCGGTTCGGCCCCGGCGACTTCTCGCCGGGTGAGCTGATCTGCCACAACGACGTGGGCCCGCACAACCTGGTCGGGTGGGAGGGACGCCTCGCCGGCGTCCTCGACTGGGACACCGCCGGCCCGTCGGCGCCGATGCTCGACCTCGCGTACACCGCCTGGGGCTTCGCGCTCGCCGACCGGCTCGAGCCGTTCGACGTACGCCTGCACCGGCTGCGCGTGCTCAATGCGGCCTACGGCGCCGCGCCTGAGTCCGTGCTCGCCGCCGTCGAGCCGAGGATCCTGCGGATGATCGAGGTCGTCGAGGCCGGCGCGGCGGCCGGCGACGAGGGCCTGCGGCGCCTGGTCGGGCTCGGCGAGATGGCCGCTCACGCAGCCCGCCTCGCCGAGTTCCGCGAGGAGCGCCCGCACCTGGAACGCCGCCTGTCGTCCGGTTGA
- a CDS encoding extracellular solute-binding protein has translation MSRRGFLSGAVALGGATALGGCVSGGEQQQQQQTGTLVIQISQGDPKPAKALVDVLKGYRKHEVTANRVAVESFRAQLPTYLNSAKPPDVLTWYAGSVARDYASKGLLLDVSDLWTGDGACATFSPALKELSTSEDGKQIFVPTSYYWWGVFYRKSHFEKWGVEPVETWADFLKLCRTLDGKGIRPLSMGTGGGQAWVASGWFDYLNLRINGADFHRELLAGEQRFDGPEVHDVMKAYRELLPFFDPKGRSLDGQQAITPLVNGKAGMYLYGAFMTSALSEEALADLDFFRVPVVDEGVSNAEEAPTDGYFAAAKGRNKEGAKELLSFLAQPKTQKDWIAKAGSSNLPTSTEVDTSNFSPLVQKGITFLEESDDLTQFFNRDSSDELQTTADTALTKFLDRPKQVDAILKEWQTAAQRVFDK, from the coding sequence ATGTCCCGGCGCGGGTTCCTGTCCGGGGCGGTCGCGCTCGGTGGTGCGACGGCGCTCGGCGGCTGCGTGAGCGGCGGAGAGCAGCAGCAACAGCAGCAGACCGGCACGCTCGTGATCCAGATCTCGCAGGGCGATCCGAAGCCGGCCAAGGCCCTCGTCGACGTCCTGAAGGGCTACCGCAAGCACGAGGTGACGGCCAACCGGGTGGCGGTGGAGTCGTTCCGCGCCCAGCTCCCGACGTACCTCAACTCGGCGAAGCCGCCCGACGTCCTCACCTGGTACGCGGGCTCGGTGGCGCGTGACTACGCGTCGAAGGGCCTGCTCCTCGACGTCTCCGACCTGTGGACGGGCGACGGCGCGTGCGCGACGTTCTCCCCGGCCCTGAAGGAGCTGTCGACCAGCGAGGACGGCAAGCAGATCTTCGTTCCCACCAGCTATTACTGGTGGGGCGTCTTCTACCGCAAGTCGCACTTCGAGAAGTGGGGCGTGGAGCCCGTCGAGACCTGGGCCGACTTCCTGAAGCTGTGCCGCACGCTCGACGGCAAGGGCATCAGACCGCTGTCGATGGGCACCGGAGGCGGCCAGGCCTGGGTGGCGTCCGGTTGGTTCGACTACCTGAACCTGCGTATCAACGGTGCCGACTTCCACCGTGAGCTGCTTGCGGGCGAGCAGCGGTTCGACGGCCCCGAGGTGCACGACGTGATGAAGGCGTACCGCGAGCTGCTGCCGTTCTTCGACCCGAAGGGACGCTCGCTCGACGGTCAGCAGGCCATCACCCCGCTGGTCAACGGCAAGGCGGGCATGTACCTGTACGGCGCCTTCATGACCTCGGCGCTGTCGGAGGAGGCGCTCGCCGACCTCGACTTCTTCCGTGTCCCCGTCGTCGACGAGGGCGTGTCCAACGCCGAGGAGGCCCCGACGGACGGGTACTTCGCCGCCGCGAAGGGCCGCAACAAGGAGGGGGCGAAGGAGCTCCTGTCGTTCCTCGCCCAGCCGAAGACACAGAAGGACTGGATCGCCAAGGCAGGCTCGTCCAACCTGCCGACGTCGACCGAGGTCGACACGTCGAACTTCTCGCCGCTGGTGCAGAAGGGCATCACCTTCCTCGAGGAGTCCGACGACCTCACCCAGTTCTTCAACCGCGACTCCAGCGACGAGCTGCAGACGACGGCGGACACGGCGCTGACCAAGTTCCTCGACCGGCCCAAGCAGGTCGACGCGATCCTGAAGGAGTGGCAGACGGCCGCCCAGCGGGTGTTCGACAAGTGA
- a CDS encoding FCD domain-containing protein, translating to MSSYPQRGMHGATVNEIGRRILAGELAPGAVLTIDTLEREYSASRTVIREALRVLAAKGLVDARPKRGTFVRPRDDWSLLDPDVLRWQYEKETDTGFLDNLAEVRAIVEPAGARLAARRRTDADLAELTDSLAASGHPDATADEVVAADLRFHRALLLAAHNELLTRMEIVIETGLRTRDTLVHGQGTWADAEPAHRAVLDAVVAGDEDAAETAMRTLLDQAQRDVAALDDSGSTA from the coding sequence ATGAGCAGCTATCCACAGCGCGGCATGCATGGGGCGACGGTCAACGAGATCGGCAGACGCATCCTGGCCGGCGAGCTCGCTCCGGGCGCGGTGCTCACCATCGACACGCTCGAGCGCGAGTACTCCGCCAGCCGCACGGTGATCCGTGAGGCGCTGCGCGTCCTCGCCGCGAAGGGCCTCGTCGACGCGCGACCCAAGCGCGGCACGTTCGTCCGGCCGCGCGACGACTGGAGCCTGCTCGATCCCGACGTCCTGCGCTGGCAGTACGAGAAGGAGACCGACACCGGCTTCCTCGACAACCTCGCCGAGGTACGCGCCATCGTCGAGCCCGCGGGGGCGCGGCTCGCCGCCCGGCGCCGCACCGACGCCGACCTCGCCGAGCTAACCGACAGCCTCGCCGCGTCGGGGCACCCCGACGCCACGGCCGACGAGGTCGTCGCCGCCGACCTCAGGTTCCACCGCGCGCTGCTGCTCGCGGCGCACAACGAGCTGCTCACCCGGATGGAGATCGTCATCGAGACCGGCCTGCGCACCCGCGACACCCTCGTCCACGGGCAGGGCACCTGGGCGGACGCCGAACCCGCCCACCGCGCCGTCCTCGACGCCGTGGTGGCCGGCGACGAGGACGCCGCAGAGACCGCCATGCGCACCCTGCTCGACCAGGCGCAACGCGACGTCGCGGCACTCGACGACAGCGGCAGTACCGCATGA
- a CDS encoding SDR family oxidoreductase, producing MDRFAGRTAVVTGAASGIGAATARRLADEGAAVILVDIDGDAATTVAQSIEKAGGSAHVVVGDVSDQACWHRVAATVEAGYGALDVLHSNAYADDVRPAHELEPASWDRLLGVDLTAAYLGVRTCLPLFRRPGAAVVLTSSVHAMVGLPGHPAYAAAKGGLLSLGRQLAVEYGPHIRVNMVVPGPILTPAWDGIAPGDRERSVAQTALRRFGTPDEVAAVVAFLASSDAAYVTGASYVVDGGWSIVKDSS from the coding sequence GTGGACCGATTCGCCGGGCGTACCGCCGTGGTCACCGGCGCCGCGTCGGGGATCGGGGCCGCGACGGCACGCCGGCTCGCCGACGAGGGCGCCGCGGTGATCCTCGTCGACATCGACGGCGACGCCGCCACCACGGTCGCGCAGTCGATCGAGAAGGCCGGCGGCTCCGCGCACGTCGTGGTCGGCGACGTGTCCGACCAGGCGTGCTGGCACCGGGTCGCGGCGACGGTCGAGGCCGGGTACGGCGCGCTCGACGTCCTGCACAGCAACGCCTACGCCGACGACGTCCGACCCGCCCACGAGCTCGAGCCGGCGTCCTGGGACCGCCTCCTCGGCGTCGACCTCACGGCCGCCTACCTCGGCGTGCGCACCTGCCTCCCGCTGTTCCGCCGCCCGGGAGCCGCCGTCGTCCTCACCTCGTCGGTGCACGCGATGGTGGGGCTGCCTGGGCATCCCGCGTACGCCGCGGCGAAGGGCGGCCTCCTCTCCCTCGGCCGGCAGCTGGCCGTCGAGTACGGTCCCCACATCAGGGTCAACATGGTGGTGCCCGGCCCGATCCTCACCCCCGCGTGGGACGGCATCGCGCCCGGCGACCGCGAGCGCAGCGTCGCGCAGACCGCTCTACGCCGCTTCGGCACACCGGACGAGGTCGCCGCGGTGGTCGCGTTCCTCGCGTCCTCTGACGCGGCGTACGTCACCGGCGCGTCGTACGTCGTCGACGGCGGCTGGAGCATCGTCAAGGACAGCTCGTAA
- a CDS encoding ABC transporter substrate-binding protein: protein MRGISRPVAALAAAVMLVSFTGACGGGADEPADDTFSVGIGEPTHLIPGNCQEGNGIAVISGLFEGLVSLESDGELTYTAASSVTSKDQRVWTVKLRAGRTFHNGEKVTSQSFVDAWNAAAYAPNEWVNNYFFGNIEGYADLNPEKGEPKVKEMSGLEVVDDLTFTVTLDAPFSQFPLTLAYTGFNPLPKAAFDDLEKFDRAPIGNGPFRMDGTWQHNKTVKLKAYSGYKGTHEPVAGGVEFRIYTKPETAYNDLVAGNLDIYDEIPPSSLRRAEQDLDGRFFTAPSSSFHYLGFPIYDKRFANPDLRHAIAMAIDRKAIVDSIYNGSYRPADSLISPIVPGYRKGACGEWCTFDPVKAKQLLAKAGGWKGPMTLWLPTDEGYDEEMQAIVNQLRKNLGIEEITFKQQVQAQYLDVLRAHDVTGPYRLDWGMDYPSPQNYLEPLYSSKGSSNRIGYSHESVDALIEQGNRASSIEAGVEFYNRAEDQVLKDMPVAPLYFGQIQAGYSEHVSDVKEDALVGIHLWDVTVTG, encoded by the coding sequence ATGCGTGGAATCAGCAGACCGGTCGCCGCCCTCGCCGCGGCGGTGATGCTCGTCTCGTTCACCGGAGCGTGCGGCGGTGGTGCGGACGAACCGGCAGACGACACGTTCTCGGTCGGCATCGGCGAGCCGACCCACCTGATACCCGGCAACTGTCAGGAGGGTAACGGCATCGCCGTGATCTCCGGCCTGTTCGAGGGGCTCGTCTCGCTGGAGTCCGACGGCGAGCTCACGTACACCGCGGCGTCGTCGGTCACCTCGAAGGACCAGCGCGTGTGGACCGTCAAGCTTCGCGCGGGCCGCACGTTCCACAACGGCGAGAAGGTCACGTCGCAGTCGTTCGTCGACGCGTGGAACGCGGCGGCGTACGCGCCGAACGAGTGGGTCAACAACTACTTCTTCGGCAACATCGAGGGCTACGCCGACCTCAACCCGGAGAAGGGCGAGCCGAAGGTCAAGGAGATGTCGGGGCTGGAGGTCGTCGACGACCTCACCTTCACGGTCACCCTCGACGCACCGTTCAGCCAGTTCCCGCTGACGCTCGCGTACACCGGGTTCAACCCGCTGCCGAAGGCGGCCTTCGACGACCTGGAGAAGTTCGACCGGGCGCCGATCGGCAACGGGCCGTTCCGGATGGACGGTACCTGGCAGCACAACAAGACCGTCAAGCTGAAGGCGTACTCCGGCTACAAGGGCACTCACGAGCCGGTCGCGGGCGGGGTCGAGTTCCGCATCTACACCAAGCCGGAGACCGCGTACAACGACCTCGTCGCCGGCAACCTCGACATCTACGACGAGATCCCGCCGTCCAGCCTCCGCAGGGCGGAGCAGGACCTCGACGGACGCTTCTTCACCGCGCCGAGCTCGTCGTTCCACTACCTCGGGTTCCCCATCTACGACAAGCGGTTCGCGAACCCCGACCTGCGGCATGCGATCGCGATGGCGATCGACCGCAAGGCGATCGTCGACAGCATCTACAACGGCTCCTATCGCCCGGCCGACTCGCTGATCTCGCCGATCGTGCCCGGCTACCGCAAGGGCGCGTGTGGCGAGTGGTGCACGTTCGACCCGGTCAAGGCGAAGCAGCTGTTGGCGAAGGCGGGCGGCTGGAAGGGTCCGATGACGCTCTGGTTGCCCACCGACGAGGGCTACGACGAGGAGATGCAGGCGATCGTCAACCAGCTGCGCAAGAACCTCGGCATCGAGGAGATCACGTTCAAGCAGCAGGTGCAGGCCCAGTACCTCGACGTCCTGCGCGCGCACGACGTCACCGGCCCGTACCGGCTCGACTGGGGTATGGACTACCCGTCGCCGCAGAACTATCTCGAGCCACTGTACTCGAGCAAGGGCTCGTCGAACCGGATCGGCTACTCGCACGAGTCCGTCGACGCGCTCATCGAGCAGGGCAACCGGGCGTCGTCGATCGAGGCCGGCGTCGAGTTCTACAACCGGGCCGAGGACCAGGTGCTGAAGGACATGCCGGTCGCGCCGCTCTACTTCGGCCAGATCCAGGCGGGATACTCCGAGCACGTGTCCGATGTGAAGGAGGATGCCCTGGTCGGCATCCACCTCTGGGACGTCACGGTGACGGGGTAG
- a CDS encoding ABC transporter permease subunit encodes MWVFVAVPLAVEAVWVFWPALNSFWLSVTKWNGVGVPEFVGLANYADLAGDPVFKQALLNNVIWLVCFGGLSIVGGLALAVALNRPRRLVGLYRSAIYLPMVFSLAVTGLFWRVLYQPDGTVDAVLGGLGLDSLVRQWLADPDTALGAVLVAAVWRQVGYLMVLYLAGLKGCDPTLDDAAAIDGANALQRFRYVTLPQLRGVNTVVFAVTVIDSLRTFDLVWAMTRGGPYHATELLSTYMFQQGFTFLNLGYGSAIAVVIFLLAIGFIITYLVRASRQEVI; translated from the coding sequence GTGTGGGTGTTCGTCGCGGTGCCGCTCGCCGTCGAGGCGGTGTGGGTCTTCTGGCCCGCGCTGAACAGCTTCTGGCTGTCGGTGACGAAGTGGAACGGCGTGGGCGTCCCCGAGTTCGTCGGGCTCGCCAACTACGCGGACCTCGCGGGCGACCCCGTGTTCAAGCAGGCGCTGCTCAACAACGTCATCTGGCTGGTCTGCTTCGGCGGGCTGTCGATCGTGGGCGGGCTGGCGCTGGCGGTCGCGCTGAACCGGCCGCGCCGCCTCGTCGGCCTGTACCGCAGCGCGATCTACCTGCCGATGGTGTTCTCGCTGGCCGTGACCGGCCTGTTCTGGCGGGTGCTCTACCAACCCGACGGCACCGTCGACGCCGTACTCGGCGGGCTCGGGCTCGACAGCCTCGTCCGGCAGTGGCTGGCCGATCCCGACACCGCGCTCGGCGCGGTCCTCGTCGCGGCCGTGTGGCGTCAGGTCGGCTACCTGATGGTGCTCTACCTCGCCGGGCTCAAGGGGTGCGACCCGACGCTCGACGACGCCGCGGCCATCGACGGTGCCAACGCCCTCCAGCGGTTCCGCTACGTCACGCTGCCGCAGCTGCGCGGCGTCAACACGGTCGTGTTCGCGGTGACGGTCATCGACTCGCTCCGCACGTTCGACCTCGTCTGGGCGATGACGCGCGGCGGTCCGTACCACGCGACGGAGCTGCTGAGCACGTACATGTTCCAGCAGGGCTTCACGTTCCTGAACCTGGGCTACGGCTCGGCGATCGCGGTGGTCATCTTCCTGCTGGCGATCGGCTTCATCATCACGTACCTGGTCAGGGCGTCCCGGCAGGAGGTGATCTGA
- a CDS encoding two pore domain potassium channel family protein codes for MSDTARLAWERRTEWPLTLLALAFLLAYAVSVLYPDLPEPYTVAANVVSTVTWLTFALDYLVRLVLAEHRWTFVRRHPLDLAVLALPVLRPLRALRLVIVLTAIDRRVRGSFRGKAATYVGGSAVFVVFVGALAVLDAERGAPGATITTFGDALWWALTTVTTVGYGDELPVTVTGRLVAAGMMLAGIVLLGVVTASLASWFVEKLEEVRGEEQETQDSLEALVTEVRELRREVRELRADQDR; via the coding sequence ATGTCGGACACGGCGCGGTTGGCGTGGGAGCGCAGGACCGAGTGGCCGCTGACGCTGCTGGCGTTGGCGTTCCTGCTCGCCTACGCCGTCTCCGTGCTGTACCCCGACCTGCCCGAGCCGTACACCGTCGCGGCGAACGTCGTCAGCACCGTGACGTGGCTGACCTTCGCCCTCGACTACCTCGTGCGGCTGGTGCTCGCCGAGCACCGGTGGACGTTCGTCCGGCGGCATCCGCTCGACCTGGCGGTGCTCGCGTTGCCGGTGCTGCGGCCGCTGCGCGCGCTTCGCCTGGTGATCGTGCTGACGGCGATCGACCGGCGGGTGCGCGGGTCGTTCCGCGGCAAGGCCGCCACGTACGTCGGCGGGTCCGCGGTGTTCGTGGTCTTCGTCGGCGCACTTGCGGTGCTCGACGCCGAGCGCGGAGCGCCAGGCGCCACGATCACGACCTTCGGCGACGCGCTGTGGTGGGCGCTCACCACGGTCACGACCGTCGGGTACGGCGACGAGCTGCCGGTCACGGTCACCGGCCGGCTGGTGGCCGCGGGCATGATGCTCGCGGGCATCGTGCTCCTCGGCGTCGTGACCGCGTCGCTGGCGTCGTGGTTCGTGGAGAAGCTCGAGGAGGTGCGCGGCGAGGAGCAGGAGACCCAGGACTCCCTGGAGGCCCTCGTCACCGAGGTGCGGGAGCTCCGCCGCGAGGTCCGCGAGCTCCGCGCCGACCAGGACCGCTAG